From Arcobacter sp. LA11, a single genomic window includes:
- the pgm gene encoding phosphoglucomutase (alpha-D-glucose-1,6-bisphosphate-dependent): MINKLAGKKAPKETLVNVKELINAYYKNKPEVKEQTQKVSFGTSGHRGNSFKSSFNENHILAITQALCEYRKNAGINGIMHIGIDTHALSEPAQITALKVFLANKIKCKIANKYKFTPTPVLSFTILESNKNSEFLNDGIVITPSHNPPSDGGYKYNMPNGGPADTDVTSIIENRANEILKNDLKDIKVIDEDKIMQSEYLEVIDFITPYVESLETIIDMNIIKEAKLKIGVDPLGGSGLEVYKKINEIYGLELDIVNQKIDPTFSFMSCDHDGKIRMDCSSKYAMSSLIDLSKKYDIAFANDPDFDRHGIVTKSMGLMNPNHYLAVAIWYLFSNRTWKDELYVGKTLVSSSMIDKVVNSLNKKLFEVPVGFKWFVEGLHKGTLAFGGEESAGASFLRKDGTAWSTDKDGVILNLLAAEITANLKRDPGEIYKEFEEEFGKAYYKRVDAPANFEQKAKLKKLSVEDITSKTLAKEEIEAIYTNASGNKASIGGLKVTTKSGWFAARPSGTEDIYKIYAESFISEEHLELIVKEAQDLVIKSIEG; this comes from the coding sequence ATGATTAATAAATTAGCAGGTAAAAAAGCCCCTAAAGAAACTCTTGTAAATGTAAAAGAATTAATAAATGCATATTATAAAAATAAGCCAGAAGTCAAAGAACAAACTCAGAAAGTAAGTTTTGGAACTTCAGGGCATAGAGGTAATTCTTTTAAATCAAGTTTTAATGAAAATCATATTCTAGCTATCACACAAGCACTTTGTGAATACAGAAAAAATGCAGGTATCAATGGTATTATGCATATAGGTATAGATACCCATGCACTATCAGAACCTGCACAAATCACTGCATTAAAAGTCTTTTTAGCAAATAAAATAAAATGTAAAATAGCAAATAAATACAAATTTACTCCCACTCCAGTATTATCCTTCACTATTTTAGAATCAAATAAAAATAGTGAATTTTTAAATGACGGAATAGTTATAACACCATCGCACAACCCTCCAAGTGATGGCGGATATAAATATAATATGCCAAATGGAGGACCAGCAGATACAGATGTTACTTCTATTATAGAAAATAGAGCAAATGAAATATTAAAAAATGATTTAAAAGATATAAAAGTAATAGATGAAGACAAAATAATGCAATCAGAATATTTAGAAGTTATTGATTTTATAACACCCTACGTAGAATCTTTAGAGACTATTATTGATATGAACATTATAAAAGAAGCAAAACTTAAAATAGGAGTAGACCCATTAGGTGGTTCTGGACTAGAAGTATATAAAAAAATAAATGAAATTTATGGTTTAGAACTAGATATTGTAAATCAAAAAATTGACCCAACGTTCTCTTTTATGAGTTGTGACCATGATGGAAAAATAAGGATGGATTGTTCTTCTAAATATGCAATGTCTTCACTTATTGATTTATCAAAAAAATATGATATTGCATTTGCAAATGACCCAGATTTTGATAGACATGGAATAGTTACAAAAAGTATGGGACTGATGAATCCAAATCATTATCTTGCTGTTGCTATTTGGTACTTGTTTTCAAATAGAACTTGGAAAGATGAACTCTACGTTGGTAAAACTTTAGTTTCAAGTTCAATGATTGATAAAGTAGTAAACTCTTTAAACAAAAAATTATTTGAAGTACCTGTTGGATTTAAGTGGTTTGTTGAAGGCTTACATAAAGGAACTTTAGCATTTGGAGGAGAAGAAAGTGCAGGAGCCTCATTTTTAAGAAAAGATGGCACTGCTTGGTCAACGGATAAAGATGGAGTCATTTTAAATCTTTTAGCAGCAGAAATTACTGCAAATCTAAAAAGAGACCCAGGAGAAATTTATAAAGAATTTGAAGAAGAATTTGGAAAAGCTTATTATAAAAGAGTTGACGCTCCAGCAAATTTTGAACAAAAAGCAAAACTAAAAAAATTAAGTGTAGAAGATATCACTTCAAAAACATTAGCAAAAGAAGAAATAGAAGCTATTTATACAAATGCAAGTGGAAATAAAGCAAGTATTGGAGGTCTTAAAGTTACAACAAAAAGTGGCTGGTTTGCAGCAAGACCATCGGGAACTGAAGATATCTATAAAATTTATGCAGAAAGTTTTATTAGTGAAGAGCATTTAGAGTTAATAGTAAAAGAAGCCCAAGACTTAGTAATAAAAAGTATAGAAGGATAA
- the eda gene encoding bifunctional 4-hydroxy-2-oxoglutarate aldolase/2-dehydro-3-deoxy-phosphogluconate aldolase has protein sequence MNANKIMSISPVVPVIAIENIKDCLPLAKALSEGGINIMEITLRTPQAFDAIKLISEKLPSMNIGAGTVCNKEDLIKAKQSGAKFIFSPGISQELIDIAKKENITLIPGVSTSSEVMLAQNNNIYHCKLFPATLSGGIEILKAFNGPFSKMFFCPTGGINKKNLNSFLNLKNVLCVGGTWIVPKEMIQKGNFDKITDLCKEAIKIAKG, from the coding sequence ATGAATGCAAATAAAATAATGTCAATTTCACCAGTTGTTCCTGTAATTGCAATTGAAAACATAAAAGATTGTTTACCTCTTGCAAAAGCCTTAAGTGAAGGAGGTATTAATATAATGGAAATAACTCTTAGAACACCTCAAGCTTTTGATGCTATAAAACTAATAAGTGAAAAATTACCATCTATGAATATTGGAGCAGGAACTGTTTGTAATAAAGAAGATTTAATAAAAGCAAAACAATCAGGAGCTAAGTTTATTTTTTCTCCAGGAATAAGCCAAGAGCTAATTGATATTGCAAAAAAAGAAAATATAACTTTAATCCCAGGTGTCTCAACATCAAGTGAAGTAATGTTAGCTCAAAACAATAATATATATCATTGTAAACTTTTCCCTGCCACACTTAGTGGAGGAATTGAAATATTAAAAGCCTTTAATGGACCTTTTTCAAAAATGTTTTTCTGTCCAACAGGAGGAATAAATAAAAAAAACTTGAATAGCTTCTTAAATTTAAAAAATGTTTTATGCGTAGGAGGAACATGGATAGTTCCCAAAGAAATGATACAAAAAGGTAATTTTGATAAAATTACAGATTTATGTAAAGAAGCAATAAAAATAGCAAAAGGATAG
- the edd gene encoding phosphogluconate dehydratase — MNKILLKVKENIVKRSKKSRDIYLHRIKNAKIKNQGRKSLSCSNLAHVIAPMTDKEKSLLKEYSSYNMGIITSYNDMLSAHEPYHKYPDILKTALLDYSSTAQVAGGVPAMCDGVTQGETGMELSLFSRDNIAMASTIGLSHNVYDGIFYLGICDKIVPGLMISALTFGHLPSIFVPSGPMKSGISNKEKALSRQEYAKGKIDEKKLLEVESSSYHSCGTCTFFGTANSNQMLLEMMGLQLPNSSFINTNTPLREELTKYSAKILYDLKKNNISISDIIDEKSFINAIVGLMATGGSTNHTIHLIAMAKACGIILTWEDFDEISKITPLLSKMYPNGSADVNAFRDAGGMAVIIKELSENGLIFEEVNTIVGKSLKEFIVEPKLENKKLVFKKVNGISKNSEVISSYKHPFNKQGGLKLLNGNLGQSIIKTSALKEKHLYIKQKAIVFSSQEELHEEFQKGNLQKDFIAVVKYQGPQANGMPELHKLLPPLGILQDLGYKVALITDGRMSGASGKVASAIHLSPEAKAKGMIAKIKNDDLIELDAINGKLNLLVDKEELEKREIEEKDLKQNSFGIGRELYSLIRKNVSSANSGATIFNLPGEENQ; from the coding sequence ATGAATAAAATATTGTTAAAAGTCAAAGAAAATATTGTTAAAAGATCAAAAAAAAGTAGAGATATTTATCTTCATAGAATTAAAAATGCAAAAATAAAAAATCAAGGTAGAAAAAGTTTATCTTGTAGCAACCTAGCCCATGTAATAGCTCCAATGACAGATAAAGAAAAAAGTCTATTAAAAGAATACAGCTCTTATAATATGGGAATAATAACTTCTTATAATGATATGTTATCTGCCCATGAACCTTATCATAAATATCCAGATATTTTAAAAACTGCCTTATTAGATTACTCATCAACAGCCCAAGTTGCAGGAGGTGTTCCTGCTATGTGTGATGGAGTTACACAAGGTGAAACAGGTATGGAACTCTCTTTATTTAGTAGAGATAATATAGCAATGGCAAGTACAATTGGATTATCACACAATGTTTACGATGGTATATTTTACTTAGGCATTTGTGATAAGATCGTTCCTGGTCTGATGATAAGTGCTCTTACCTTTGGACATCTTCCTTCTATATTCGTTCCTAGTGGACCTATGAAATCAGGTATCTCAAATAAAGAAAAAGCCTTATCAAGACAAGAATATGCAAAAGGTAAGATTGATGAAAAAAAACTTTTAGAAGTAGAATCTTCTTCATATCATAGCTGTGGAACATGTACATTTTTTGGAACAGCTAACTCAAATCAAATGCTTTTAGAAATGATGGGACTTCAACTTCCAAACTCATCTTTTATAAATACAAACACACCTTTAAGAGAAGAACTTACAAAATACAGTGCAAAGATTTTATATGATTTAAAAAAGAATAATATTTCCATAAGTGATATTATTGATGAGAAAAGCTTTATAAATGCAATAGTTGGACTTATGGCAACTGGTGGTTCAACAAATCATACAATTCATCTAATTGCAATGGCAAAAGCTTGTGGAATTATTTTAACATGGGAAGATTTTGATGAAATTTCAAAAATAACTCCTCTATTATCTAAAATGTATCCAAATGGAAGTGCTGATGTAAACGCATTTAGAGATGCTGGAGGTATGGCTGTTATAATAAAAGAACTATCAGAAAACGGATTAATTTTTGAAGAAGTCAATACTATAGTTGGAAAAAGTTTAAAAGAATTTATTGTTGAACCAAAATTAGAAAATAAAAAACTTGTTTTTAAAAAAGTGAATGGAATATCTAAAAATAGTGAAGTTATTTCATCATACAAACATCCATTTAATAAACAAGGCGGCTTAAAGCTTTTAAATGGGAACTTAGGTCAAAGTATTATTAAAACATCTGCTTTAAAAGAAAAACACCTTTACATAAAACAAAAAGCTATAGTTTTTTCTTCACAAGAAGAACTTCATGAAGAATTTCAAAAAGGAAATCTTCAAAAAGATTTTATTGCTGTTGTAAAATACCAAGGCCCACAAGCAAATGGTATGCCAGAACTTCATAAGCTTTTGCCTCCTCTTGGAATATTGCAAGACTTGGGATATAAAGTTGCACTTATTACAGATGGAAGAATGTCAGGAGCATCAGGGAAAGTAGCAAGTGCAATTCATTTAAGTCCAGAAGCAAAGGCTAAAGGAATGATTGCAAAAATAAAAAATGATGACTTAATAGAATTAGATGCAATCAATGGTAAATTAAATCTTCTAGTCGATAAAGAAGAATTAGAAAAAAGAGAAATAGAAGAAAAAGATTTAAAACAAAATAGTTTTGGTATTGGTAGAGAGTTATATAGCTTAATAAGAAAAAATGTCAGTAGTGCAAATAGTGGTGCAACTATTTTTAATTTACCAGGAGAGGAAAATCAATAA
- the pgl gene encoding 6-phosphogluconolactonase, with product MNNIDFIDYKNSKSLVENFVKEVSTILKETLLKKENATLLVSGGNTPKLFFQELSKVKLDWNRVKIGLVDERWLLESNENSNAYLVKKYLIQKEASKASFIPLFLENKDCFSSDDLCSKLYKKEFLQTDILILGMGNDGHTASLFSKSKEIKDALNLNIKKFCISTNPITAPYDRMTLTLKSILESKNLFLHFQGKEKLEIYKKALKSENIYPISKILFNASKLKVYFSHE from the coding sequence ATGAATAATATTGATTTTATAGATTATAAAAATTCAAAAAGCTTAGTTGAAAATTTTGTAAAAGAAGTTTCAACAATATTAAAAGAAACTCTTTTAAAAAAAGAAAATGCCACTCTTTTAGTATCAGGAGGGAATACTCCAAAACTTTTTTTTCAAGAGTTATCAAAAGTAAAACTTGATTGGAATAGAGTTAAAATAGGATTAGTTGATGAAAGATGGCTTTTAGAATCTAATGAAAATAGCAATGCTTACTTAGTAAAAAAATATCTTATTCAAAAGGAAGCTAGTAAAGCAAGTTTTATACCACTATTTTTAGAAAACAAAGATTGTTTTTCATCTGATGATTTATGTTCAAAACTTTATAAAAAAGAGTTTTTACAAACTGATATTCTAATATTAGGGATGGGGAACGATGGACATACAGCTTCTCTTTTTTCTAAAAGTAAAGAAATAAAAGATGCACTAAATTTAAATATAAAAAAGTTTTGTATTTCTACAAATCCAATAACTGCGCCATATGACAGAATGACTTTAACTCTTAAATCAATTCTAGAATCTAAAAATCTTTTTTTACATTTTCAAGGTAAAGAAAAATTAGAAATTTATAAAAAAGCTTTAAAAAGTGAAAATATATATCCTATTTCGAAAATACTTTTTAATGCATCTAAATTAAAGGTTTATTTTAGTCATGAATAA